The following are encoded together in the Drosophila sechellia strain sech25 chromosome 3R, ASM438219v1, whole genome shotgun sequence genome:
- the LOC6614240 gene encoding nuclear RNA export factor 1: protein MFATPRNNSSDGPLCHSTPRSVKGDSQFESRYGARLPRSIYGWYRVLVFSTDRRLTFNRVLRRIRCILTPLKIYPRYKHTGGEQDTAESSWALFTFFVNSYDVASALFRRGWVDNQIWLRVSDRMPKIWINSVVRLQLTNLLLNRYDPEERSLDLTLFYKDRALCGEFFALAEPNCMSTVLGIVNREIPELERLILDRNHLTNMWVFRQVERRLPRLHSISLKHNDIENIYSLRDLQSLPLAELNLQDNPLPAGYEKEVLDIWPSLQVLNKIQVMPFPAMKQLVERALQHTGTKREYFRFF, encoded by the coding sequence ATGTTTGCTACACCTAGAAATAACTCCAGTGACGGTCCTTTGTGCCACTCCACTCCAAGATCCGTGAAGGGCGATTCCCAATTCGAGTCCAGATATGGAGCGAGGCTGCCCAGGAGTATCTATGGATGGTATCGTGTCCTCGTATTTAGCACGGATCGTCGGTTGACATTCAATCGAGTGCTGCGGCGTATTCGCTGCATCCTGACCCCCTTGAAGATATATCCCCGTTATAAGCACACAGGCGGGGAACAGGATACGGCTGAGAGCTCCTGGGCCCTCTTCACGTTCTTCGTAAACAGTTACGACGTTGCGAGTGCTTTGTTCCGCCGTGGATGGGTGGATAATCAAATCTGGTTAAGAGTCAGTGACCGAATGCCTAAGATCTGGATCAACTCAGTCGTTCGGCTGCAGTTGACAAATCTGCTATTGAATAGGTATGATCCAGAAGAGCGCAGCCTGGATCTTACGCTCTTTTACAAAGATAGGGCCTTGTGTGGGGAGTTCTTCGCCCTCGCGGAACCCAACTGTATGAGCACGGTGCTCGGGATTGTGAACAGGGAAATACCGGAGCTGGAACGTTTAATTTTGGATAGGAATCACCTGACCAATATGTGGGTCTTCAGACAAGTGGAGCGGCGCCTTCCACGCCTTCATAGCATATCCTTGAAACACAACGATATCGAAAACATATATTCATTGCGTGACTTACAGTCTCTTCCCCTAGCCGAACTGAACCTCCAGGACAACCCTTTGCCCGCCGGTTACGAAAAGGAAGTGCTAGATATTTGGCCAAGTCTGCAGGTGCTCAACAAAATTCAAGTGATGCCCTTCCCGGCAATGAAGCAATTAGTTGAAAGAGCGTTGCAACATACGGGCACCAAAAGGGAGTACTTCCGTTTCTTTTAA
- the LOC116801545 gene encoding uncharacterized protein LOC116801545 codes for MEDPRKRDLKKLIHLFCSLNQSNGFHTQQIMFEDRRLYKSNLNGEVVHKKLEHLENICDFQNLQKETQRKLKNLKDTIQKFLDLNEDLKDTKEYKEATRLIEEHVAIEQNRVNNDIEEIGVP; via the exons ATGGAAGACCCTCGTAAACGAGATCTTAAGAAATTGATACATTTGTTTTGCTCCTTGAATCAGAGCAATGGATTTCATACGCAGCAGATCATGTTTGAAGACAGACGGCTTTATAAGAGTAATCTTAATGGCGAAGTGGTCCATAAGAAATTAGAacatttggaaaatatttgcgaTTTTCAG AACCTACAAAAGGAAACTCAACGGAAGCTTAAAAATTTGAAAGATACAATTCAAAAGTTTTTAGACCTGAATGAAGACCTGAAGGATACCAAGGAATACAAAGAGGCGACTAGACTTATTGAGGAGCATGTGGCTATAGAACAGAACCGAGTCAATAACGATATAGAGGAAATTGGAGTGCCTTAA
- the LOC6614239 gene encoding proline-rich protein 36 has product MAKRNLVTVFLFVTLLGLSLMPFCQAHPKRGRKRAFGVGLLGGALAGAVIGNVVAKSRQAPAAAPAAPVAVVHHHYPPGAPLAPAPPSQPDPKKMTVIETGTPDANGCYTQTIREPNPSNPKSYTETQHLICPTLQQANQPAPAIAPSIAQVPVMPQPSPVFPAVSPAAAPANVVPAAPGPAAPAPAAPAPAAPVAPAAVAAPVVPVAPAAPAVVPVAPVAPVVVHPAHPVLVHPAAVPVAAPGTAPIAPTAQQNHGQPQVILLSKKTVYYPKKRSSAPTLNTPQGVLAMLVIFYSIKAFTF; this is encoded by the exons ATGGCTAAACGCAATCTGGTTACAGTTTTTCTGTTCGTAACATTACTCGGCCTAAGTCTTATGCCATTTTGCCAGGCACATCCAAAACGAGGTCGTAAGCGGGCCTTTG GTGTGGGTCTTCTGGGTGGAGCTTTAGCTGGCGCTGTCATAGGCAATGTTGTGGCCAAGTCTCGTCAGGCTCCCGCTgccgctcctgctgctccggTAGCAGTAGTGCATCATCACTATCCGCCAGGTGCTCCACTAGCCCCTGCTCCTCCATCCCAGCCAGATCCCAAAAAGATGACTGTCATCGAAACTGGCACACCCGATGCTAACGGATGCTACACGCAAACTATTCGGGAACCCAATCCCAGTAATCCAAAGTCCTACACGGAGACACAGCACCTGATCTGTCCCACGTTGCAGCAGGCCAACCAGCCAGCACCAGCAATCGCGCCAAGTATTGCCCAGGTTCCTGTGATGCCGCAGCCTTCACCGGTTTTCCCTGCGGTATCACCAGCTGCTGCTCCGGCCAATGTTGTTCCAGCTGCTCCAGGTCCAgcggctccagctccagctgctccagctccagctgctCCTGTTGCTCCGGCTGCCGTAGCTGCCCCTGTGGTTCCTGTTGCTCCAGCTGCCCCAGCAGTTGTTCCTGTCGCTCCTGTCGCCCCTGTAGTGGTTCATCCTGCTCACCCCGTGCTCGTCCATCCGGCTGCAGTTCCAGTGGCTGCTCCAGGTACGGCCCCGATTGCTCCCACTGCTCAGCAAAATCATGGTCAGCCCCAGGTCATTCTCCTCTCGAAGAAAACCGTTTACTATCCCAAGAAGCGATCATCTGCGCCCACACTCAATACACCGCAAGGAGTGCTAGCCATGCTAGTGATTTTCTACTCTATCAAGGCTTTTACATTTTAA
- the LOC116801820 gene encoding uncharacterized protein LOC116801820, translating to MIRKQFKLLFVFDATTTSNQEPPTCLPNGSKSNWPTAKQGLPAWTDLERGAKCYEHTSWPEVAFGHWTSTSAIDGSPKTDCPQSLLLQLLQQLLFVLRQLLQHLQWDQRQMS from the coding sequence ATGATCCGAAAACAATTTAagcttttatttgtttttgatgCCACCACAACAAGTAATCAGGAGCCGCCAACCTGTCTTCCAAATGGTAGCAAATCAAATTGGCCAACAGCAAAGCAGGGCTTACCTGCCTGGACCGACCTGGAGCGTGGAGCTAAGTGCTATGAGCATACATCATGGCCAGAAGTTGCATTTGGACACTGGACGAGTACGAGTGCAATTGATGGATCACCGAAAACCGACTGCCCGCAAtcgttgctgctgcagttgctgcagcaGTTGCTGTTTGTGCTGCGGCAGTTACTGCAGCACTTGCAGTGGGACCAGCGCCAAATGAGTTGA